A DNA window from Kitasatospora viridis contains the following coding sequences:
- a CDS encoding ATP-binding protein produces MPTATLNGWPSTVRLSRTMSCRPEAARVARALVAEALDAWGLDRISADSRLVVSELVGNAVKHTGCVRITVSVERLRCGVRVGVRDASAALPVVLPATVEGEGGRGMGLVQEVAARWGVDRLPFGKVVWAECALKAPDCIPG; encoded by the coding sequence ATGCCCACTGCGACGCTCAACGGCTGGCCGTCGACCGTGCGGCTGTCGAGGACGATGAGCTGCCGTCCCGAGGCCGCGAGGGTTGCCCGCGCGTTGGTGGCGGAGGCACTCGATGCGTGGGGGCTGGATCGCATCTCCGCAGACTCCCGACTGGTCGTCAGCGAGCTGGTCGGAAACGCGGTGAAGCACACGGGCTGCGTGAGGATCACTGTCTCGGTCGAGCGGCTGCGTTGCGGTGTGCGGGTCGGGGTGCGGGACGCCTCCGCGGCTTTGCCCGTCGTCCTGCCGGCCACCGTCGAGGGGGAGGGCGGCAGGGGGATGGGGCTGGTGCAGGAGGTCGCCGCCCGCTGGGGCGTTGACCGGCTGCCCTTCGGGAAGGTCGTCTGGGCCGAGTGCGCTCTGAAAGCGCCTGACTGTATCCCCGGCTGA
- a CDS encoding alcohol dehydrogenase catalytic domain-containing protein — MTNQLRAVQVAAPNTPPELVEVPVREPGPGSVRITVEACGVCHSDLLITAGMLPGTSFPVTPGHEIAGRIDALGDGVSGWRVGDRVAVGWFGGSCGHCDACRAGDAIHCRRMQIPGVAYPGGYADSVIVPAEALAAVPDALSAAEAAPLACAGVTVFNALRHTTAGPGDTVAVLGLGGLGHLGVQFAHAMGFRTVAIARGAEKEPLAHQLGADHYIDSTADDVAKALQALGGAKVVLATITQSDAMSATIDGLGRRGELVIVGVSPDSLTVNPLQLLNGDRTVRAHSSGTAVDTQDTLRFAALSGVRAWIEEVPLTDAAAAVERMASGKARFRMVLTTGR, encoded by the coding sequence ATGACCAACCAGCTCCGCGCCGTCCAGGTCGCCGCCCCGAACACCCCGCCCGAACTGGTCGAGGTGCCCGTCCGGGAGCCCGGGCCCGGTAGCGTGCGGATCACCGTCGAGGCGTGCGGCGTCTGCCACTCCGACCTGCTGATCACGGCCGGCATGCTCCCCGGCACCAGCTTCCCGGTCACCCCCGGGCACGAGATCGCCGGCCGGATCGACGCCCTCGGTGACGGTGTGTCGGGCTGGCGGGTCGGCGACCGGGTGGCCGTCGGCTGGTTCGGCGGCAGCTGCGGCCACTGCGACGCCTGCCGCGCCGGCGACGCCATCCACTGCCGCCGGATGCAGATCCCCGGCGTCGCCTACCCCGGCGGCTACGCCGACTCGGTGATCGTGCCGGCCGAAGCCCTGGCCGCCGTCCCGGACGCCCTCTCCGCCGCCGAGGCCGCCCCGCTCGCCTGCGCCGGCGTCACCGTCTTCAACGCCCTGCGCCACACCACCGCCGGCCCCGGCGACACCGTCGCCGTGCTGGGCCTCGGCGGGCTCGGCCACCTGGGCGTGCAGTTCGCCCACGCGATGGGCTTCCGGACCGTGGCGATCGCCCGCGGCGCCGAGAAGGAGCCGCTCGCCCACCAGCTCGGCGCCGACCACTACATCGACAGCACCGCCGACGACGTGGCCAAGGCCCTGCAGGCCCTCGGCGGCGCCAAGGTGGTGCTGGCCACCATCACCCAGTCCGACGCCATGTCAGCCACCATCGACGGCCTCGGCCGCCGCGGCGAACTCGTCATCGTCGGCGTCTCCCCCGACTCCCTCACCGTCAACCCGCTGCAACTCCTCAACGGCGACCGCACCGTCCGCGCCCACTCCTCCGGCACCGCCGTCGACACCCAGGACACCCTGCGCTTCGCCGCCCTCTCCGGCGTCCGCGCCTGGATCGAGGAAGTCCCGCTCACCGACGCCGCCGCGGCGGTGGAGCGGATGGCCAGCGGCAAGGCGCGCTTCCGCATGGTGCTGACCACGGGCCGCTGA
- a CDS encoding ABC transporter permease: protein MSEPSELTLRATTLWRRMRAQNTLWTFLVLVALVVVFSALRPAAFATVFEARSIATESSILVLLAVGQTFVIVTAGIDLSVGSVLIFSGVVAVKVMNGLDGSPRAGWDVVALGTLAGLGAGLAWGALNGLLIAKAKVPPLIVTLGTLGMALGLAQVATHGVDAGNLPDRLTDSVGSGTLLGIPWLIVIAAVVAAIAAYVLHATRFGRYTLAIGSNAESVSRVGIRGDLHLVKVYALSGLLAGFAGVLNLAHFSSTTLTSGTQDNLNAIAAVVLGGTSLFGGTGTVVGTVIGVFIPAVLQSGFTILQVQSFWQTVAVGAVLIAAVYLDQLRRRRRASS, encoded by the coding sequence ATGAGCGAGCCGAGTGAACTCACACTGCGGGCAACGACGTTGTGGCGACGCATGCGGGCGCAGAACACCCTCTGGACCTTCCTGGTGCTGGTCGCCCTGGTGGTGGTCTTCTCGGCGCTGCGCCCGGCCGCCTTCGCGACCGTCTTCGAGGCGAGGAGCATCGCCACCGAGTCCTCGATCCTGGTGCTGCTGGCGGTCGGTCAGACCTTCGTGATCGTGACCGCCGGGATCGACCTGTCGGTCGGCTCGGTGCTGATCTTCTCCGGCGTCGTGGCGGTCAAGGTGATGAACGGGCTGGACGGCAGCCCACGGGCCGGCTGGGACGTGGTCGCGCTCGGCACGCTCGCCGGGCTCGGCGCGGGACTCGCCTGGGGCGCGCTCAACGGCCTGCTGATCGCCAAGGCGAAGGTGCCGCCGCTGATCGTCACCCTGGGCACCCTCGGCATGGCGCTCGGGCTCGCCCAGGTGGCCACCCACGGGGTGGACGCCGGCAACCTGCCCGACCGGCTGACCGACAGCGTCGGCAGCGGCACCCTGCTCGGCATCCCCTGGCTGATCGTCATCGCCGCCGTGGTCGCCGCGATCGCCGCCTACGTGCTGCACGCCACCAGGTTCGGGCGCTACACCCTGGCGATCGGCTCCAACGCGGAGAGCGTCAGCCGGGTCGGCATCCGCGGCGACCTGCACCTGGTCAAGGTGTACGCGCTCTCCGGGCTGCTGGCCGGCTTCGCCGGGGTGCTCAACCTGGCGCACTTCTCCAGCACGACGCTGACCAGCGGCACCCAGGACAACCTGAACGCGATCGCCGCCGTGGTGCTCGGCGGCACCAGCCTGTTCGGCGGCACCGGCACCGTGGTCGGCACGGTGATCGGCGTCTTCATCCCCGCGGTGCTGCAGAGCGGGTTCACCATCCTGCAGGTGCAGTCCTTCTGGCAGACCGTGGCGGTCGGCGCGGTGCTGATCGCCGCCGTCTACCTGGACCAGCTGCGCCGGCGCCGGCGCGCCAGTTCCTGA
- a CDS encoding sugar phosphate isomerase/epimerase family protein codes for MNRLSLNQITTKHWTLPQAVQGCVNAGIPAIGLWRDKVAETGLAESARLVRDAGLTVSSLCRGGFLTATGAGSRQAALAENLRALEEAAELGTDTLVMVVGGLPDGSRDLTGTRARVAELLAELAPHAGDFGVRLAIEPLHPMFCADRAVVSTLAQALDLAEQFPTEQVGVVVDSYHTWWDPQLAQQIARAADRIAAYQVCDWTLPLPPDTLLGRGHVGDGHIDFRTLTHHVTAAGYTGWIEVEIFNEQIWNTPGDQTLRTMIERHHTHVVAP; via the coding sequence ATGAACCGCCTGTCCCTCAACCAGATCACCACCAAACACTGGACCCTCCCCCAGGCCGTCCAAGGCTGCGTGAACGCCGGGATCCCGGCCATCGGCCTGTGGCGCGACAAGGTCGCCGAAACCGGCCTCGCCGAATCGGCCCGCCTCGTCCGCGACGCCGGACTGACCGTCAGCAGCCTGTGCCGCGGCGGGTTCCTCACCGCCACCGGGGCCGGGAGCCGCCAGGCCGCGTTGGCCGAAAACCTGCGTGCCCTCGAAGAAGCCGCCGAACTCGGCACCGACACCCTCGTCATGGTCGTCGGCGGCCTCCCGGACGGCAGCCGCGACCTGACCGGCACGCGCGCCCGGGTCGCCGAGCTGCTCGCCGAACTCGCGCCCCACGCCGGGGACTTCGGCGTCCGCTTGGCGATCGAGCCGCTCCACCCGATGTTCTGCGCCGACCGGGCAGTGGTCTCCACCCTCGCCCAAGCCCTCGACCTCGCCGAACAGTTCCCCACCGAACAGGTCGGCGTGGTCGTGGACAGCTACCACACCTGGTGGGACCCCCAATTGGCACAGCAGATCGCCCGCGCCGCCGACCGCATCGCCGCCTACCAGGTCTGCGACTGGACCCTCCCCCTCCCCCCGGACACCCTCCTCGGCCGAGGCCACGTCGGCGACGGCCACATCGACTTCCGCACCCTCACCCACCACGTCACCGCCGCCGGCTACACCGGCTGGATCGAAGTCGAGATCTTCAACGAGCAGATCTGGAACACCCCCGGCGACCAAACCCTCCGCACCATGATCGAACGCCACCACACCCACGTGGTGGCCCCGTGA
- a CDS encoding ABC transporter substrate-binding protein, with protein MTTRKSTVRRTGALAVVAVAVLAAVAGCGSGGGSGAKSISFIAGKTGDPFYITMKCGAGAEAKKLGYSFSATGSADWSVPEQVSSVDSVTANHPGGVLIAPVDPNSLAAPIKTMEHNGAKVAIVDTTLTDGSIGVTHISSDNQQGGQQAADTMGQLIDGQGEVVVLTPDLTTTTTNARIAGFKTELAAKYPGIRIDDVRQVGDTAQGAASAVGDELAAHPGLVGVFTANSQTGEGVGTGLKDAGRQGKVKVVSFDAGPQQVQALQNGEVDALISQDPYGIGQQAVDQLNDALTGKPVTVTLKTDLASITRDNLNDPAIARFRYRTDCNS; from the coding sequence ATGACCACGAGGAAGTCGACTGTTCGTCGGACGGGCGCGCTGGCCGTCGTGGCGGTTGCCGTACTGGCGGCCGTGGCCGGGTGCGGGTCGGGGGGCGGGTCCGGCGCGAAGAGCATCAGCTTCATCGCGGGGAAGACCGGTGACCCGTTCTACATCACCATGAAGTGCGGGGCCGGGGCGGAGGCGAAGAAGCTCGGGTACTCGTTCAGCGCGACCGGGTCGGCGGACTGGAGCGTGCCGGAGCAGGTGAGTTCGGTGGACAGCGTGACCGCGAACCACCCCGGGGGCGTGCTGATCGCGCCGGTGGACCCCAACTCGCTGGCCGCGCCGATCAAGACCATGGAGCACAACGGCGCCAAGGTGGCGATCGTGGACACCACGCTGACGGACGGCTCGATCGGCGTCACCCACATCTCCTCCGACAACCAGCAGGGCGGGCAGCAGGCCGCCGACACCATGGGTCAGCTGATCGACGGTCAGGGCGAGGTGGTGGTGCTCACCCCGGACCTGACGACCACGACCACCAATGCCCGGATCGCCGGTTTCAAGACGGAGTTGGCGGCCAAGTACCCCGGCATCCGGATCGACGACGTGCGCCAGGTCGGCGACACCGCGCAGGGCGCGGCCAGCGCGGTCGGCGACGAACTCGCCGCGCACCCGGGCCTGGTCGGCGTCTTCACCGCCAACTCGCAGACGGGGGAGGGCGTGGGGACGGGACTGAAGGACGCGGGCAGGCAGGGCAAGGTGAAGGTGGTCTCCTTCGACGCCGGCCCGCAGCAGGTGCAGGCGCTGCAGAACGGCGAGGTGGACGCGCTCATCTCCCAGGACCCGTACGGAATCGGCCAGCAGGCGGTGGACCAGCTGAACGACGCGCTCACCGGCAAGCCGGTCACCGTCACCCTCAAGACCGACCTGGCGAGCATCACCCGGGACAACCTGAACGACCCGGCCATCGCCCGGTTCCGCTACCGGACCGACTGCAACTCCTGA
- a CDS encoding 5-methyltetrahydropteroyltriglutamate--homocysteine methyltransferase, producing MTIPSELIGSLPRTPDVLNALNGSDSTALAKAVDVAVRETVERLQQLGSPVVTDGAQGEPNSWTYPVAGADNLAADGVVIPYADGHTRQLPRLTAGPLRYRVRADQYLRAAQKYATVPVKQAVAAPSTLSLLYPADGIAGYSREAFLDDLLNESEGEIRACLDAGAASVQLDFPEARLALKLDPSGGLLREFVELNNRLLERFTEAERARIGVHTNPGADQDSTHSLDVDYAELLPELFRLQAGAFYVALASEPDPDRVLAVIADNLPPTARIFIGVTDPIDPMVETAEQVRDRVLTAARHLPPDRLGTCDDAGFAEFADDTSTSRDTAFAKIAARIAGTAMAAEALGLG from the coding sequence ATGACCATTCCTTCCGAATTGATCGGCAGCCTCCCGCGCACCCCCGATGTGCTCAACGCCCTGAACGGCAGCGACAGTACGGCCCTCGCCAAGGCCGTGGACGTGGCCGTCCGGGAGACCGTCGAGCGCCTGCAGCAGCTCGGCTCGCCGGTCGTCACCGACGGCGCGCAGGGTGAGCCGAACTCCTGGACCTATCCCGTCGCCGGGGCCGACAACCTGGCCGCCGACGGTGTCGTCATTCCCTACGCCGACGGCCACACCCGGCAGTTGCCCCGGCTGACCGCCGGGCCGCTGCGCTACCGGGTCCGCGCCGACCAGTACCTGCGGGCCGCGCAGAAGTACGCGACGGTGCCGGTGAAGCAGGCCGTCGCCGCCCCCTCGACGTTGAGCCTGCTCTACCCGGCGGACGGGATCGCCGGGTACTCGCGGGAGGCGTTCCTCGACGACCTGCTGAACGAGTCGGAGGGCGAGATCCGAGCCTGCCTCGATGCGGGCGCAGCGAGCGTTCAGCTGGACTTCCCGGAGGCCCGGTTGGCCCTCAAGCTCGACCCGAGCGGCGGGCTGTTGCGGGAGTTCGTCGAGCTGAACAACCGTCTGCTGGAGCGCTTCACCGAGGCCGAGCGGGCCAGGATCGGCGTGCACACCAACCCGGGTGCGGACCAGGACTCCACCCACAGCCTCGACGTCGACTACGCGGAGCTGCTGCCGGAGCTGTTCCGCCTCCAGGCGGGCGCGTTCTACGTGGCGCTGGCCAGTGAGCCCGACCCGGACCGGGTCCTGGCCGTCATCGCGGACAACCTGCCGCCGACCGCCCGGATCTTCATCGGCGTCACCGACCCGATCGACCCGATGGTGGAGACCGCCGAGCAGGTCCGTGACCGGGTCCTCACCGCAGCTCGCCACCTCCCGCCCGACCGGCTGGGCACCTGCGACGACGCCGGTTTCGCCGAGTTCGCCGACGACACCTCCACCTCCCGCGACACGGCGTTCGCCAAGATCGCGGCCCGGATCGCGGGCACGGCGATGGCCGCCGAGGCGCTCGGGCTCGGGTAG
- a CDS encoding ATP-binding cassette domain-containing protein, with translation MGQGCARGGAVPQPLLEARGLVKTYGQVQALRGADFTVLPGEVVALIGDNGAGKSTLVKALVGALAPDRGQLLLDGRPVEFSGPRAAQAVGIEAVYQDLALAMDLDAPANLFLGRERLRPGLLGALGVLDKKAMRARAVEAFGELGVTLKDVDAPVAALSGGQRQSVAIARSVAWASRVVFMDEPTAALGVVQRGRVLELIRRVRDRGVSVVLISHNMPEVLAVADRVEVLRLGRRVARFTAAHSSLEELVAAMTGAAAPEDGAIE, from the coding sequence ATGGGGCAGGGCTGTGCTCGGGGAGGCGCGGTGCCACAACCACTGCTGGAAGCACGCGGGTTGGTGAAGACCTACGGCCAGGTCCAGGCGCTGCGCGGCGCCGACTTCACCGTGCTGCCCGGCGAGGTGGTCGCGCTGATCGGCGACAACGGCGCCGGCAAGTCCACCCTGGTGAAGGCGCTGGTCGGCGCGCTCGCCCCGGACCGCGGCCAACTCCTGCTGGACGGAAGGCCGGTGGAGTTCTCCGGCCCGCGCGCCGCGCAGGCCGTGGGCATCGAGGCGGTCTACCAGGACCTCGCCCTGGCGATGGACCTGGACGCGCCCGCCAACCTCTTCCTCGGCCGCGAACGCCTGCGCCCCGGACTGCTCGGCGCGCTCGGCGTGCTCGACAAGAAGGCCATGCGGGCCCGCGCCGTCGAGGCCTTCGGCGAACTCGGCGTCACCCTCAAGGACGTGGACGCGCCGGTCGCGGCGCTCTCCGGCGGCCAGCGGCAGAGCGTGGCGATCGCCCGCTCGGTGGCCTGGGCCTCCCGGGTGGTGTTCATGGACGAGCCGACCGCCGCCCTCGGCGTGGTGCAGCGCGGCCGGGTGCTGGAGCTGATCCGGCGGGTCCGCGACCGGGGTGTCTCGGTCGTGCTGATCAGCCACAACATGCCCGAGGTGCTGGCCGTCGCCGACCGGGTCGAGGTGCTGCGGCTCGGCCGGCGGGTGGCCCGCTTCACCGCGGCGCACAGCTCGCTGGAGGAACTGGTCGCGGCGATGACCGGCGCGGCGGCGCCGGAGGACGGAGCCATCGAATGA
- a CDS encoding SpoIIE family protein phosphatase, producing the protein MRSLLSVRSLAGRIFLIELLIVLVLVASAVATLVVQARSSAENDARRVTQSVAATFANTSGVAQALQGPNPTAVLQPQATAVELATGVDSVVVFNTDFIQLTSPYPGYVGKPYAPPANVKDKVVPQLRAGKTVTFTVSEPGYQSIATAVPIFAANGTPEGVVAVNIGVAKVNSVVGSNLPAVLGSAAAALLLAAFGTAFAARRLARETRGLGPTELARMYDHHSAVLHAVREGVLIISEDGRLLLANDEARRLLDLPADAEQRSVAELGLDAGTVALLLGSDDEVTDAIHPAGDRLLAVNRRPTAPYGGLPSNVVTLRDSTELHELAGRVEAADRRSRLLHEAGMRIGRTLDMTRTCEELAELVVPGFADGVTVDLLDEVARGEEPSGADWQLRRMAARGTPADGGSEIGGSEIGGSEIGGSEIGVPLRVRGTALGVVEFRRAPGRAEFEPDDRVLAEELAARAAVSIDNARRYTREHGLAVALQHSLLPRLLPERTALELAYRYLPAHAGVGGDWFDAIPLPGLRTALVVGDVVGHGISAAVAMGRLRTSIRNFAALDLPPDEVLGRLDELVAQLDEEGAGPEISGSTCVYAVYDPVSGDCVVSLAGHPRPALLAPDGEVSFPVVGVSPPLGIGGHPFESTVLRLTPGSSLVLFTDGLVENRSEDIDVGLERLRTVLAEQAGRGPEELCEAVTRSALVERPADDVALLVARTTVLAADRVAEWQVASDPAAVAPVRAEAAERLAEWGLAELGFATELILSELVTNAIRYGTSPVRVRLLHDTSLVCEVSDGSSTAPHLRWAKTTDEGGRGLFLVAQLAHRWGTRYTAQGKVIWCEQLLPE; encoded by the coding sequence GTGCGTTCGCTGCTCTCCGTCCGCAGCCTGGCCGGGCGGATCTTCCTGATCGAGCTGCTGATCGTGCTGGTACTGGTCGCCAGCGCGGTGGCCACCCTGGTCGTGCAGGCCCGCTCCAGCGCGGAGAACGACGCGCGCCGGGTCACCCAGAGCGTCGCCGCGACCTTCGCCAACACCTCCGGCGTCGCGCAGGCCCTCCAGGGGCCGAACCCGACCGCGGTGCTCCAGCCGCAGGCCACCGCCGTGGAGCTGGCCACCGGGGTGGACTCGGTGGTGGTCTTCAACACCGACTTCATCCAGCTCACCTCGCCCTACCCCGGCTACGTCGGCAAGCCGTACGCGCCGCCGGCCAATGTGAAGGACAAGGTGGTGCCGCAGCTGCGGGCGGGCAAGACGGTCACCTTCACCGTCAGCGAGCCCGGCTACCAGTCGATCGCCACCGCCGTGCCGATCTTCGCGGCGAACGGCACGCCCGAGGGCGTGGTGGCCGTCAACATCGGGGTCGCCAAGGTCAACTCGGTGGTCGGCTCGAACCTGCCGGCGGTGCTCGGTTCGGCCGCCGCCGCGCTCCTGCTGGCGGCCTTCGGCACCGCCTTCGCGGCCCGGCGGCTGGCCCGCGAGACCAGGGGGCTGGGGCCCACCGAGCTCGCCCGGATGTACGACCACCACAGCGCCGTGCTGCACGCCGTCCGCGAGGGCGTGCTGATCATCAGCGAGGACGGGCGGCTGCTGCTGGCCAACGACGAGGCGCGCCGCCTGCTGGACCTGCCGGCCGACGCCGAGCAGCGCAGCGTCGCCGAGCTCGGCCTGGACGCGGGCACGGTGGCCCTGCTGCTCGGCTCCGACGACGAGGTGACCGACGCGATCCACCCCGCCGGGGACCGGCTGCTCGCGGTGAACCGGCGGCCCACCGCCCCGTACGGCGGCCTGCCCAGCAACGTGGTCACCCTGCGTGACTCGACCGAGCTGCACGAGCTGGCGGGCCGGGTGGAGGCGGCCGACCGGCGCAGCCGGCTGCTGCACGAGGCCGGCATGCGGATCGGCCGCACCCTCGACATGACCCGCACCTGCGAGGAGCTGGCCGAGCTGGTGGTGCCCGGCTTCGCCGACGGGGTGACGGTCGACCTGCTGGACGAGGTGGCCCGGGGCGAGGAGCCGTCCGGCGCCGACTGGCAGCTGCGCCGGATGGCCGCGCGCGGCACGCCCGCTGACGGCGGCTCGGAGATCGGTGGCTCGGAGATCGGTGGCTCGGAGATCGGCGGTTCGGAGATCGGCGTGCCGCTGCGCGTGCGCGGCACGGCGCTCGGGGTGGTGGAGTTCCGGCGGGCGCCGGGCCGGGCGGAGTTCGAGCCGGACGACCGGGTGCTGGCCGAGGAGCTGGCCGCCCGGGCCGCCGTCTCGATCGACAACGCCCGCCGCTACACCCGCGAGCACGGCCTGGCGGTGGCCCTGCAGCACAGCCTGCTGCCCCGCCTGCTGCCCGAGCGCACCGCGCTGGAGCTCGCCTACCGCTACCTGCCCGCGCACGCCGGGGTGGGCGGCGACTGGTTCGACGCGATCCCGCTGCCCGGCCTGCGCACCGCGCTGGTGGTCGGCGACGTGGTCGGCCACGGCATCAGCGCCGCCGTCGCGATGGGGCGGCTGCGCACCAGCATCCGCAACTTCGCGGCCCTGGACCTGCCGCCCGACGAGGTGCTCGGCCGGTTGGACGAGCTGGTCGCCCAGCTCGACGAGGAGGGCGCGGGCCCGGAGATCTCCGGTTCGACCTGCGTCTACGCGGTCTACGACCCGGTCTCGGGGGACTGCGTGGTCTCCCTGGCCGGGCACCCGCGCCCCGCCCTGCTGGCCCCCGACGGCGAGGTGAGCTTCCCCGTCGTGGGGGTCTCGCCGCCGCTCGGCATCGGCGGGCACCCGTTCGAGAGCACGGTGCTGCGGCTCACCCCCGGCTCCTCGCTGGTGCTCTTCACCGACGGACTGGTGGAGAACCGCAGCGAGGACATCGACGTGGGGCTGGAGCGGCTGCGCACGGTGCTGGCCGAGCAGGCGGGGCGGGGGCCGGAGGAGCTGTGCGAGGCGGTCACCCGGTCGGCGCTGGTCGAGCGCCCGGCCGACGACGTGGCGCTGCTGGTGGCCCGCACCACCGTGCTGGCCGCGGACCGGGTGGCCGAGTGGCAGGTGGCCTCCGACCCGGCGGCCGTCGCCCCGGTGCGGGCCGAGGCCGCCGAGCGGCTGGCCGAGTGGGGCCTGGCGGAGCTGGGTTTCGCCACCGAGCTGATCCTCAGTGAGCTGGTCACCAACGCCATCCGCTACGGCACGTCGCCGGTGCGGGTGCGGCTGCTGCACGACACCAGCCTGGTCTGCGAGGTCTCGGACGGCAGCAGCACCGCGCCGCACCTGCGCTGGGCCAAGACCACCGACGAGGGCGGGCGCGGGCTCTTCCTGGTCGCCCAGCTCGCGCACCGCTGGGGCACCCGGTACACCGCCCAGGGCAAGGTCATCTGGTGCGAGCAGCTGCTGCCGGAGTGA
- a CDS encoding glycerate kinase — MRVVVAPDSFKGTVTADDAARALADGWRSVRPDDHLMLRPMADGGEGTLAAVRSANPAAELHTVPGCTGPDGRPVDGLFALLPDGTAVVELAVASGLPLLGDELAPLTATTRGTGETIAAALDRGATRLLVALGGSASTDGATGLLGALGLRLLDPEGRPLPDGGGALGRACRVDITRLRPAPAGGVRLLTDVTNPLLGRDGAAAVYGPQKGATSEQVERLDRGLARLAEVFGGRPEQPGAGAAGGTAYGLVAAWGATITPGAAAVAELLRLDQAFVHADLVITGEGRFDATSLRGKAVGEVIARAQRAEVPVRVVAGESAVPRTLTLTDLAGDPLAARQEPAHWLREAGARLARSSGLGAHRPRVQAARA; from the coding sequence GTGAGGGTCGTCGTCGCGCCCGACTCGTTCAAGGGCACCGTGACCGCCGACGACGCGGCCCGGGCGCTGGCGGACGGTTGGCGCTCGGTCAGGCCGGACGACCACCTGATGCTCCGTCCGATGGCCGACGGCGGCGAGGGCACCCTGGCCGCCGTCCGCTCCGCCAACCCGGCCGCCGAGTTGCACACCGTCCCCGGCTGCACCGGCCCGGACGGCCGGCCCGTCGACGGCCTGTTCGCCCTGCTTCCGGACGGCACCGCAGTGGTCGAACTCGCCGTCGCCAGCGGGCTGCCGCTGCTGGGCGACGAGCTCGCCCCGCTCACCGCGACCACCCGGGGCACCGGCGAGACCATCGCCGCCGCGCTGGACCGGGGCGCGACCCGACTGCTGGTCGCGCTGGGCGGCTCCGCCTCCACCGACGGCGCCACCGGCCTGCTCGGCGCCCTCGGGCTGCGCCTGCTGGACCCCGAGGGGCGGCCGCTGCCGGACGGCGGCGGTGCGCTCGGCCGGGCCTGCCGGGTGGACATCACCCGGTTGCGCCCGGCCCCGGCGGGCGGTGTCCGGCTGCTCACCGACGTGACCAACCCACTGCTCGGCCGGGACGGCGCGGCGGCGGTCTACGGCCCGCAGAAGGGCGCCACCAGCGAACAGGTCGAGCGCTTGGACCGGGGTCTGGCCCGGCTCGCCGAGGTGTTCGGCGGCCGACCCGAGCAGCCGGGCGCGGGCGCGGCCGGCGGCACCGCCTACGGTCTCGTGGCGGCCTGGGGCGCGACCATCACGCCGGGCGCCGCCGCGGTCGCCGAGTTGCTCCGCCTCGACCAGGCCTTCGTCCACGCCGACTTGGTGATCACCGGCGAGGGCCGGTTCGACGCGACCAGCCTGCGCGGCAAGGCCGTCGGCGAGGTGATCGCCCGGGCCCAGCGGGCCGAGGTGCCGGTGCGAGTGGTGGCCGGCGAGTCCGCCGTCCCGCGCACGCTCACCCTCACCGACCTCGCCGGCGACCCGCTGGCGGCCCGTCAGGAGCCGGCCCACTGGCTGCGCGAGGCGGGTGCCCGGCTGGCCCGTTCGTCCGGGCTGGGCGCCCACCGGCCGCGCGTCCAGGCGGCCCGCGCCTGA
- a CDS encoding DinB family protein has protein sequence MGSFDVPLDDERTQLDAFIEDYRSAIELTLDRLTEEEVRRRLVPSATTLLGLVKHVTWMQRVWFEECVGGASRQELGLAQGPDESFQLAEGDTIASVTAAHRQACATARAAIAGLPLDTVVTGHRTGPRTLRWVYLQVLRELAQHCGHADILREQLLAG, from the coding sequence ATGGGTTCCTTCGATGTACCGCTGGACGACGAGCGCACCCAGCTCGACGCCTTCATCGAGGACTACCGCAGCGCCATCGAGTTGACCCTGGACCGGCTCACCGAGGAGGAGGTCCGCCGTCGGCTCGTGCCGTCGGCGACGACCCTGCTCGGGCTGGTCAAGCACGTCACGTGGATGCAGCGGGTCTGGTTCGAGGAGTGCGTGGGCGGCGCGTCCCGTCAGGAGCTCGGCCTGGCGCAGGGGCCGGACGAGTCCTTCCAGCTCGCCGAGGGCGACACCATCGCCTCCGTCACGGCCGCCCACCGGCAAGCCTGCGCCACGGCCCGCGCGGCGATCGCCGGCCTGCCGCTAGACACCGTCGTGACCGGCCACCGGACCGGGCCGCGCACGCTGCGCTGGGTGTACCTGCAAGTCCTGCGCGAGCTGGCCCAGCACTGCGGCCACGCCGACATCCTGCGCGAACAGCTGCTCGCCGGCTGA